One genomic segment of Actinoplanes ianthinogenes includes these proteins:
- a CDS encoding winged helix-turn-helix domain-containing protein — protein MIDHSADRAVFRQLADLLRDQIKSGALGPGEPLPSELRLAQDYGISRTTVRQAIGQLRTEGLVTVDRPRGTFVRVPEPVQVIPLARGERVGARMPTDAERRKHRLGEGVPVLVVTAPDGTETVHPADRVHLSRP, from the coding sequence ATGATCGATCACTCGGCGGACCGCGCGGTCTTTCGGCAGCTCGCTGATCTGCTGCGCGATCAGATCAAGTCGGGCGCGCTCGGTCCCGGGGAGCCGCTGCCCAGTGAGCTGCGGCTGGCTCAGGATTACGGGATCAGCCGGACCACGGTGCGCCAGGCGATCGGCCAGCTGCGGACCGAGGGGCTGGTCACGGTGGACCGGCCCCGCGGGACCTTCGTCCGGGTGCCGGAGCCGGTCCAGGTCATCCCGCTCGCCCGGGGCGAGCGCGTCGGCGCCCGCATGCCAACCGACGCCGAGCGCCGCAAACACCGCCTCGGCGAGGGCGTCCCGGTCCTGGTCGTCACCGCCCCGGACGGCACCGAGACGGTCCACCCCGCAGACCGCGTGCACCTTTCCCGCCCCTGA